Sequence from the Herbaspirillum sp. meg3 genome:
CAGGGATGTCGAGGTTGATGTCTTTGAGCGCCACGACTTCACGGTCGTCGCTCTTGAAAACCTTGTTGACGCCGGTAACGACGATTTGGGATGCGCTCATGTCAGCTCTCTAGTCCGCGATGCCAGCGCAGCATGTAATTGTTCAGACGGCTCATGCCGATGTCGATGGCCAGACCCAGCAAGCCGATGGTGATCATGCCGGCGATGATCTTGTCGGACCAGAAGTATTCACGCGCTTCCATGATGCGAAAACCGAGGCCGTTGCTGACCGCAATCATCTCCGCCACGATCACCACGATGAAGGCGGTACCGATGCCGATGCGGACACCCGACAGAATATAAGGCACGGCCGCCGGCAACATCACCCGCACGAACAGCGTGCGCTGGCTGGCGCCGAGGTTACGTGCCGCGCGCAGGTAGATGCTGTCGACCTGGCGTACGCCGGCGATGGTGTTCATCAATACAGGGAAGAACGCGCCCAGCGAAATCAGGAACAGCGCCGGCGGATTGCCCAGCCCGAACCACAGGATCGCCAGCGGAATATAGGCAATCGGCGGAATCGGACGAATCACCTGCACCGTCAGATTCATCAGCCCGTAGACGCGCTGGCTCGATCCCATCAGCAGACCGAGCGGCAAGGCCAGCCCGGCGCCGATCAGGAAACCGACCACCACGCGATACAGACTGCCGATGGCGTCGATGATCAGCTCACCCGAAAACAGCCAGGCCAGCCAACTGCCGTCGGCAGGGTCGTACGGTTTGGTGGGCGACAAGTATTCGAACCACTTGTGCACCACCGCCCACGGCGATGGCAAAACCAGCGGATTGATCCAGCCCAGCGAAGATGCGCCCTGCCAGATGGCGATCACCACCACCGGCACCAGCAATCCTTGCAAGGCTCCCCCTATTTTTTGTTTTGCCATGTTCGTGGTCCTAGCTGATTTGTTACTGAAGGCGTTACTTAAGGTTCATGCTTTTCTTGGCCTGCTCCAGCAGATCGGTCTTTACCCAGTCTTTGGCGACAGGCGGCTTGGCCATCTTGCCGGTGCCGTACTTGGCCATGGTGTCGGTCGTGATCTGGATGTGCTCAGCGGTGATGTCATAGGAGT
This genomic interval carries:
- a CDS encoding ABC transporter permease, translated to MAKQKIGGALQGLLVPVVVIAIWQGASSLGWINPLVLPSPWAVVHKWFEYLSPTKPYDPADGSWLAWLFSGELIIDAIGSLYRVVVGFLIGAGLALPLGLLMGSSQRVYGLMNLTVQVIRPIPPIAYIPLAILWFGLGNPPALFLISLGAFFPVLMNTIAGVRQVDSIYLRAARNLGASQRTLFVRVMLPAAVPYILSGVRIGIGTAFIVVIVAEMIAVSNGLGFRIMEAREYFWSDKIIAGMITIGLLGLAIDIGMSRLNNYMLRWHRGLES